A window from Limanda limanda chromosome 14, fLimLim1.1, whole genome shotgun sequence encodes these proteins:
- the pwwp2a gene encoding PWWP domain-containing protein 2A, translating into MAAVAAEPGAAAISTGSTAAMDDEGPPEPGPGPPGAEGPRGSGPGPRGSGPAAERRAVRVEDGGDGEERRHVGPELEPAAGRALCEDELVLDLPGDRISLDRISLDRVGLDRVGLDRVAPGLPGDPGSGHRSILPDPQPSAVSLHSVPAPPPGTEAGLSLAEPAVPTTNVTTDRTEAAGRDRGFTVPVQPELRPGPAEDALSEGTADRLSGPGGPVELDRDTGFIRTPAGSEEPPGRDLRDSPPPCRSPKRRLLPDKQEEPGPLASFQDLSPGSEVRVCLDHVIDDALVVSFRRGEQVFSGVLMDVSRRFGPYGIPITVFPKRDDKSPLQTFLQSGPAANDQTSTKQEQATVSPPAPPPHHPWTAKPPPLFQEGAPYPPPLFIRDTYNQALPQPLPRKIKRPKRRYRCEEPTSIMNAIKLRPRQVLCDKCKGVVASGGNREARRVDLRGEEASRRRRAAEGPISSEVKRLRSDDKGGRMATERRASSGTCMSSSPRRVLRGVASSSSSSSSPGPLRLKLNSKKALAKDSASDRSKARQVLQKLARSAQPPAHREPRAQSPIQDRTKAVTRAAALQNHNQKVHFTRRLQHLSGAAGSSSSRTPLPPRMRLKPQRYRTDDNQAPPPTPPKQGTRSSPLKPALNPAPTSDLVPPSALPFLSQASPPSTCAVSVVMETHEVCIDQGGGRGGGEGPPPAPPSSSSVSSLDSSHSEGGSSETFEPPPTGDPPSLPSLPSPDSLAPLSPPSSSPTIPPLRSDSEEPQVGGGEEDEEGGEVKRRRKSSTSSSSSSSSSSPSVFSKSVSRCPLPDGRTVCVGDIVWAKIYGFPWWPARVLGITVVRRGDTGLAVRQEARVSWFGSPTTSFLPLAQLSPFLETFQSRFDRKRKGPYRRAIAEAASAAKQLTPEVRALLTQFET; encoded by the exons ATGGCGGCCGTGGCTGCAGAGCCAGGAGCTGCGGCGATTTCGACAGGTTCGACGGCGGCAATGGACGACGAAGGCCCGCCAGAACCGGGCCCGGGCCCCCCAGGAGCTGAGGGGCCTCGGGGGTCCGGCCCGGGGCCTCGGGGCTCCGGCCCGGCGGCGGAGCGGCGCGCGGTCCgggtggaggatggaggggaCGGGGAGGAGCGCCGCCATGTCGGGCCGGAGCTCGAGCCCGCGGCGGGAAGGGCTCTGTGTGAGGACGAGCTGGTCCTCGACCTCCCGGGAGACCGGATCAGCCTGGACCGGATCAGCCTGGACCGGGTCGGCCTGGACCGGGTCGGCCTGGACCGGGTCGCTCCCGGACTACCGGGGGATCCCGGGTCCGGGCACCGCAGCATCCTCCCGGACCCGCAGCCCTCCGCCGTCTCCCTGCACTCCGTCCCGGCTCCGCCACCCGGCACCGAGGCCGGACTCTCTCTGGCCGAACCCGCGGTACCGACCACCAACGTGACGACGGACCGGACCGAGGCGGCGGGACGGGACCGGGGGTTCACGGTCCCGGTCCAACCGGAGCTGAGGCCTGGGCCCGCGGAGGACGCCCTGTCGGAGGGTACCGCGGACCGGCTGTCGGGCCCGGGCGGACCGGTCGAGCTGGACCGGGACACCGGGTTCATTAGAACCCCCGCGGGGAGCGAGGAGCCGCCGGGACGCGACCTGCGGGACTCGCCCCCCCCCTGTCGGTCCCCCAAGAGACGCCTGCTGCCGGACAAGCAGGAGGAACCCGGTCCACTCGCCTCCTTCCAGGACCTGAGTCCGGGCTCCGAGGTCCGGGTCTGCCTGGACCACGTCATCGATGACGCGCTGGTGGTGTCCTTCCGGCGGGGGGAGCAGGTCTTTTCCGGGGTGTTGATGGACGTGTCCAGAAG GTTCGGACCGTACGGGATCCCCATCACCGTGTTTCCCAAACGAGACGACAAGAGTCCGCTCCAAACGTTTCTTCAGTCAGGACCTGCTGCCAACGACCAGACGTCCACCAAACAGGAGCAAGCCACCGTCagccccccggcccccccaccccatcacCCATGGACTGCCAAACCACCACCGCTGTTCCAGGAGGGGGCGCCctaccccccccctctgttcaTCAGGGACACCTATAACCAGGCCTTACCTCAGCCACTGCCACGAAAGATCAAACGGCCAAAGCGGCGCTATCGCTGCGAGGAGCCAACCTCCATCATGAACGCCATCAAGCTCCGCCCCCGCCAAGTGCTCTGTGACAAGTGCAAAGGCGTGGTGGCGTCAGGTGGGAACAGGGAAGCACGGCGGGTCGACCTGAGGGGCGAGGAGGCGTCTCGGCGGCGGAGGGCAGCTGAGGGACCGATCTCCTCGGAGGTCAAGAGGCTGAGGAGCGACGACAAAGGTGGACGGATGGCCACAGAGAGACGGGCGTCGTCAGGGACCTGTATGTCATCGTCCCCTCGTCGTGTGCTGAGGGGCGTGGCATCATCTTCGTCCTCGTCATCCTCACCCGGCCCCCTCCGCTTGAAGCTGAACTCTAAGAAGGCGCTGGCCAAAGATTCTGCCAGCGATCGCTCCAAAGCGCGGCAGGTTCTCCAGAAGCTGGCGAGGAGCGCCCAGCCTCCAGCTCACCGCGAGCCCAGAGCCCAGAGTCCGATCCAGGACCGCACCAAGGCCGTGACCCGAGCCGCCGCCCTGCAGAACCACAACCAGAAGGTCCACTTCACCCGCCGCCTGCAGCACCTCAGCGGCGCCGCGggcagctccagctcccgcACGCCGCTGCCGCCCAGAATGCGTCTCAAACCTCAAAGGTATCGTACTGATGATAACCAGGCTCCCCCCCCAACCCCGCCCAAACAGGGCACTCGCTCATCGCCTCTCAAACCCGCTTTAAACCCCGCCCCCACATCGGACCTGGTCCCGCCGTCCGCTCTGCCATTTCTTTCTCAAgcgtcccccccctccacctgtGCAGTCAGCGTTGTCATGGAGACGCATGAAGTCTGTATAGatcagggaggaggaagggggggaggtGAGGGTcctcccccagcccccccctcctcctcctctgtgtcgtCCTTGGACTCGTCCCACTCAGAGGGCGGCTCCTCAGAGACCTTTGAGCCCCCGCCCACTGgagaccccccctccctcccctccctcccctctcctgaCTCGTtagctcctctctcccccccttctTCCTCACCCACCATCCCTCCCCTTAGATCCGATAGCGAGGAGCCACAGGTTGGCGGCggcgaggaggacgaggagggaggtgaagttAAGAGGCGTCGTAAGTCGTCcacgtcctcgtcctcgtcctcctcttcgtcgTCTCCCAGCGTGTTCTCCAAGTCCGTGTCCCGGTGTCCTCTTCCCGACGGGCGCACCGTGTGCGTGGGGGACATCGTCTGGGCCAAGATCTACGGTttcccctggtggccggctcgAGTGCTCGGCATCACGGTGGTGCGGCGTGGTGACACGGGCCTGGCGGTGCGGCAGGAGGCTCGGGTCTCCTGGTTCGGCtcccccaccacctccttccTGCCACTGGCCCAGTTGTCCCCCTTCCTGGAGACCTTCCAGTCTCGCTTCGATAGGAAGAGGAAGGGGCCGTACCGCCGTGCCATCGCAGAGGCCGCTAGTGCGGCCAAGCAGCTAACGCCTGAAGTCCGAGCCCTGCTTACGCAGTTCGAGACGTAG
- the LOC133019640 gene encoding solute carrier family 22 member 6-like, producing the protein MGFAELLDENLLNNFVSGIPAHHCTLPANHSLSNLSHYQVDEKQLLKVFIPLDSSGNRLDRCRRYVEPQWQLLAVNNSANVSQLQTEECVDGWTFDRSEFLATTVSEWDLVCSLRPLKQMIQTIYMGGVLAGAIIFGGLSDRFGRRSILIWSYLQLGVLGGFSALSPSYTTYCILRFLSGMAVSGIILNEVSLKVEWIPTKERTIVGTLTSFVFTFGQMILAGLAHWLRDWRKLQVAISAPYLLFFAYSWWFSESARWLVLNRRSEEALKSLHRVARINGKPEIIDKLTLEVLHSHMIKEMESSRSTFTAYDLMRTRTMRRISVCLMAVWFATSFAYYGLAMDLQKFGVNIYLMQIIFAAVDFPAKLFALGMLSYFGRRVSQAVCLFLSGAVIFANIFVPTDMQVLRTTFACVGKGLTSASFTTAYLYSGELYPTVIRQTGMGLVSTMARIGSMAAPAVLLLDEVFPALPSVVYGGAAVLAGGFACFLPETLNIPLPDTIQDVEENWSGRYRATRQKEGVSLQEGMTSEKITKSCGGVVSKEGVTLKERKETEGTGLNAL; encoded by the exons ATGGGCTTCGCTGAACTGCTGGACGAG AACCTGCTCAACAACTTCGTCTCTGGAATCCCCGCCCACCACTGCACCCTGCCGGCCAATCACAGCCTCTCTAACCTGTCTCACTACCAG GTGGACGAGAAGCAGTTGCTCAAGGTTTTCATTCCTCTGGACTCCTCAGGAAATAGACTGGACCGCTGCAGGAG GTATGTGGAGCCGCAGTGGCAACTGTTAGCCGTTAACAACTCAGCTAATGTTAGCCAACTACAGACAGAAGAGTGTGTGGACGGATGGACGTTCGACCGCTCGGAGTTCCTCGCAACCACCGTCTCTGAG tggGACTTGGTGTGTTCGTTGCGTCCTCTGAAGCAGATGATTCAGACCATCTATATGGGCGGAGTTTTGGCCGGAGCCATCATCTTTGGCGGCCTGTCGGACAG gtttGGGCGGCGATCTATCCTCATATGGTCATACCTGCAGCTGGGCGTGCTGGGGGGTTTCTCCGCCCTCTCTCCATCATACACCACCTACTGTATTTTGAGGTTTCTGAGCGGGATGGCGGTGTCCGGCATCATCCTCAATGAAGTCTCACTGA AGGTGGAGTGGATTCCGACCAAAGAGAGAACAATCGTTGGGACACTCACATCATTCGTCTTCACCTTTGGTCAAATGATCTTGGCGGGACTCGCTCATTGGTTGAGAgactggaggaagctgcaggtcGCCATCTCTGCACCATACCTTCTGTTCTTCGCCTACAGTTG gtggTTCTCAGAGTCAGCCCGTTGGTTGGTTCTGAACCGGCGGTCTGAGGAGGCGTTGAAGAGTTTACACAGAGTCGCTCGAATTAACGGAAAACCAGAGATTATTGACAAGTTAACGCTGgag GTTCTGCACTCACACATGATCAAAGAGATGGAGTCGAGTCGTTCCACGTTTACAGCGTACGACCTCATGAGAACCAGAACGATGAGACGTATCTCCGTCTGTTTGATGGCCGTCTG GTTCGCCACTAGTTTTGCGTACTATGGTTTGGCGATGGACCTGCAGAAGTTTGGG GTGAATATCTACCTGATGCAAATCATCTTTGCAGCCGTGGATTTTCCCGCCAAGTTGTTTGCTCTGGGCATGCTCAGTTACTTTGGGAGGCGGGTCTCTCAGGCCGTGTGTCTCTTCCTATCGGGCGCCGTCATCTTCGCCAACATTTTTGTCCCCACAG ACATGCAGGTCCTCAGGACAACCTTTGCGTGTGTTGGTAAAGGTTTAACCTCGGCGTCCTTCACCACCGCCTACCTGTACAGTGGCGAGCTCTACCCCACCGTCAtcag gcagACAGGGATgggtttggtctccaccatgGCGAGAATCGGCAGCATGGCAGCGCCCGCTGTCCTCCTTCTGGACGAg GTGTTCCCGGCTCTGCCCAGCGTGGTGTACGGGGGCGCGGCCGTGCTGGCTGGAGGATTCGCTTGTTTCCTTCCAGAGACTCTGAACATCCCGCTGCCTGACACCATccaggatgtggaggagaatTG gtctGGAAGATACCGTGCAACTCGACAGAAAGAGGGCGTGTCCTTACAAGAGGGCATGACCTCTGAAAAGATCACTAAATCCTGTGGGGGCGTGGTCTCAAAGGAGGGTGTGACATTAAAAGAGCGAAAGGAAACAGAAGGGACCGGCCTCAATGCGCTCTGA
- the LOC133019679 gene encoding deoxycytidine kinase 2-like has protein sequence MVTVDIHSWYSGHSRIHLRVASNRETSMFLRLSSDSVSGMTTAFSSGWSPDGHPWFSSDRSSSMGIGISSSYACLSRVRSQLQSPSIKLQQSEKPVRFYECSVYSDRYVFASNLFECGDLSDTEWSVYQDWHTWLLKQFTPEIHLDAIIYLRAQPQCCMQRLLQRGREEEAGLPLEYLEHEAWLHHRSLRLDFDYLNHLPVLTLDVDDDFKNNRIKQEVLIDKVRDFLTTL, from the exons ATGGTTACTGTAGACATCCACAGCTG GTATTCGGGCCATTCCCGCATCCACCTGAGGGTCGCATCGAACAGGGAAACCAGCATGTTCCTTCGGTTGTCCTCGGACTCTGTTTCCGGCATGACCACGGCATTCTCCTCGGGCTGGAGTCCCGACGGGCACCCATGGTTCTCTTCTGACCGGAGTTCCAGCATGGGCATCGGGATCTCCTCA AGTTATGCCTGTCTCAGCAGAGTTCGTTCTCAGCTTCAGTCGCCGTCGATCAAACTTCAACAAAGTGAAAAACCAGTTCGTTTCTACGAGTGCTCCGTCTACTCGGACAG GTACGTGTTTGCATCCAACCTGTTTGAGTGTGGAGACCTGTCGGACACGGAGTGGAGTGTGTATCAGGACTGGCACACCTGGTTACTGAAGCAGTTCACACCTGAGATCCACCTGGACGCCATCATCTACCTGAGAGCACAGCCACAg TGCTGTATGCAGAGGTTGCTCCAGCGCGGCCGtgaggaggaggcgggactTCCTCTTGAGTATCTGGAACACGAGGCGTGGCTTCACCACAGGAGCCTCAG gttGGACTTTGACTATCTGAACCATCTTCCTGTTCTGACTCTGGATGTTGATGACGATTTCAAGAATAATCgaatcaaacaggaagtcctcaTCGACAAG gtcagagactTCCTCACCACGCTGTAG